A genomic segment from Gossypium hirsutum isolate 1008001.06 chromosome D04, Gossypium_hirsutum_v2.1, whole genome shotgun sequence encodes:
- the LOC107897993 gene encoding uncharacterized protein yields MEMKMIDAASGGALVNMSPQRARELVSTMAVNSQQYQPPMEPTRRVHELSTPSIILLEDTTAQVDAVGNFQGPPQRCYDLYSNTYNVRWRDHPSLSYGLNHRYNQPYQLRPPPPQQYQPPKSSLKTIIKRLAVSTEKFQQNTKVHLQEMDQLISKLALAVSHLENQGKLPSENEPNPYTNASAVNVKDGKDSELVLGTSCDHEVEQEAEPAAPTKPAPHKPFFIPHPYPGRLTQVKKERKEKEILKTFQKVKINIPILDAIK; encoded by the exons atggaaatgaagatgattgaTGCTGCTAGTGGAGGGGCTCTTGTGAACATGTCTCCCCAAAGAGCTAGGGAATTAGTTTCGACTATGGCTGTAAATTCTCAACAGTATCAACCACCTATGGAACCTACGAGAAGAGTTCATGAGCTAAGTACTCCTTCCATA ATTTTACTTGAAGACACAACTGCACAAGTAGATGCGGTTGGGAACTTCCAAGGGCCTCCTCAAAGGTGCTATGATCTATATTCGAACACGTACAATGTGAGGTGGAGGGACCACCCAAGTCTAAGCTATGGTTTGAACCATCGATACAATCAGCCATATCAACTAAGACCACCTCCACCTCAACAGTATCAACCTCCAAAGTCATCTCTCAAAACCATAATAAAAAGGTTAGCCGTTAGCACCGAAAAGTTCCAACAAAATACTAAAGTGCATCTCCAAGAAATGGATCAGCTAATAAGTAAGTTAGCTCTTGCGGTTAGTCATTTGGAGAACCAAGGAAAATTACCATCTGAAAACGAGCCGAATCCATATACAAATGCAAGTGCTGTGAATGTAAAGGATGGGAAAGATTCAGAACTAGTGCTTGGCACGAGTTGTGACCACGAAGTTGAACAGGAAGCTGAACCAGCAGCTCCTACTAAGCCGGCGCCTCATAAACCATTTTTTATACCTCACCCATACCCTGGAAGGCTTACCCAAGTTAAAAAGGAacgaaaggaaaaagaaatccttAAGACATTTCAAAAGGTAAAAATTAATATTCCTATACTTGATGCAATTAAATAG